The Pseudomonas sp. DG56-2 genome contains a region encoding:
- the glpE gene encoding thiosulfate sulfurtransferase GlpE, protein MSEFKRIPPEQAQALREQGAVVVDIRDPQTYALGHITGSTHLDNHSVAEFIRGADLDAPTVVVCYHGNSSQSAAAYLVSQGFSDVYSLDGGFELWRGTYPAETAQGGTE, encoded by the coding sequence ATGAGCGAATTCAAACGCATCCCTCCCGAGCAGGCCCAAGCGCTGCGTGAGCAAGGTGCGGTCGTGGTCGATATTCGCGACCCGCAAACCTATGCCCTCGGTCATATCACCGGGTCCACTCATCTGGACAACCATTCGGTAGCCGAATTCATCCGCGGCGCCGACCTCGATGCGCCAACCGTGGTCGTCTGCTACCACGGCAACTCAAGTCAAAGCGCCGCGGCATATCTGGTCAGCCAGGGTTTTTCCGACGTTTATAGTCTCGATGGCGGATTCGAGCTATGGCGTGGCACCTATCCAGCTGAAACGGCTCAGGGCGGCACCGAGTAA
- the pdxA gene encoding 4-hydroxythreonine-4-phosphate dehydrogenase PdxA, producing the protein MSAQRFALTPGEPAGIGPDLCLLLATQAQPHPLIAITSCDLLAERATQLGVAINLVPVLPERFPDQPAPAGSLYVWDTPLQQPVMAGQLNEANAAFVLETLTRAGQGCLDGHFSGMITAPVHKGVINESGIAFSGHTEFLADLTHTAQVVMMLATRGLRVALVTTHLPLREVADAITPERLERVTRILHADLQQKFGIANPRILVCGLNPHAGEGGHLGHEEIDIIEPTLARLRNEGMDLRGPLPADTLFTPKYLEHCDAVLAMYHDQGLPVLKYKGFGAAVNVTLGLPIIRTSVDHGTALDLAGSGKIDTGSLQVALETAYQMAETRI; encoded by the coding sequence GTGAGCGCCCAGCGCTTTGCTCTCACCCCCGGCGAGCCAGCCGGCATAGGTCCAGACCTGTGCCTGCTGCTCGCCACGCAAGCCCAGCCTCACCCCCTGATTGCCATTACCAGTTGTGACCTGCTCGCTGAGCGGGCCACGCAACTGGGTGTGGCCATCAACCTGGTGCCGGTGCTACCCGAACGCTTTCCCGACCAGCCTGCCCCAGCCGGTAGCCTGTATGTATGGGACACGCCGCTGCAGCAGCCGGTAATGGCTGGCCAGTTGAATGAAGCTAACGCTGCTTTCGTGCTGGAGACCCTGACGCGAGCAGGACAAGGCTGCCTGGACGGACACTTTTCCGGGATGATCACCGCACCTGTGCATAAGGGCGTGATCAACGAGAGTGGTATCGCCTTCTCCGGCCATACTGAATTTCTTGCCGACCTGACCCATACCGCCCAGGTGGTCATGATGCTTGCCACGCGCGGCCTTCGCGTAGCGCTGGTGACGACTCACCTGCCTTTGCGTGAGGTAGCCGACGCCATCACGCCGGAACGCCTGGAGCGCGTCACGCGAATACTGCATGCCGATCTGCAACAAAAATTCGGCATCGCCAACCCGCGCATCCTGGTGTGCGGCCTCAATCCGCATGCCGGTGAAGGTGGCCATTTGGGCCATGAAGAAATCGACATCATCGAACCCACATTGGCACGCTTGCGCAACGAAGGCATGGACCTACGCGGCCCACTGCCTGCCGATACCCTGTTTACCCCAAAATATCTGGAGCACTGCGACGCGGTGCTGGCGATGTACCACGACCAAGGCCTGCCCGTGCTCAAGTACAAAGGCTTTGGCGCCGCAGTCAACGTGACCCTGGGCCTGCCGATCATCCGTACATCGGTCGATCACGGCACCGCCCTGGATCTGGCCGGCAGCGGCAAGATCGACACCGGCAGCCTTCAAGTCGCCCTGGAAACCGCCTACCAGATGGCCGAGACCCGAATATGA
- a CDS encoding symmetrical bis(5'-nucleosyl)-tetraphosphatase has product MAVYAVGDLQGCLQPLKCLLERVNFNPAVDRLWLVGDLVNRGPESLETLRFLYSIRDSLVCVLGNHDLHLLAAWHNIERLKKNDTLREILQAPDAGELLEWLRQQKLLHYDEQRGVVLVHAGIPPQWTLGKALEHASEVEEALRDDNRLKLYLDGMYGNEPNKWSKNLSGVTRLRVITNYFTRMRFCTSEGKLDLKGKEGADTAPPGYKPWFAHKGRRSRHVKIIFGHWAALEGRCNEPGVIALDTGCVWGGAMTLYNVDSGELHRCECTDEGTPKPQPSSTPPTKLNDQT; this is encoded by the coding sequence ATGGCTGTCTATGCAGTCGGCGACTTGCAGGGGTGCCTGCAGCCGCTGAAATGCCTCCTTGAGCGCGTCAACTTCAACCCGGCAGTCGACCGCCTGTGGCTAGTAGGCGATCTGGTCAACCGCGGCCCGGAGTCCCTGGAAACCCTGCGTTTCTTGTATTCGATACGTGATTCGCTGGTCTGCGTCCTTGGCAACCACGACCTGCACCTGCTGGCAGCGTGGCATAACATTGAGCGCCTGAAGAAGAACGACACCCTGCGCGAGATTCTCCAGGCGCCAGACGCTGGCGAACTCCTGGAATGGCTGCGGCAGCAAAAGCTGCTGCACTATGATGAACAACGTGGTGTGGTGCTGGTGCATGCAGGCATTCCCCCGCAATGGACATTGGGTAAAGCCCTGGAGCATGCCAGCGAAGTAGAAGAAGCCCTGCGCGATGACAATCGCCTCAAGCTTTATCTCGATGGCATGTACGGCAACGAGCCGAACAAGTGGAGCAAGAACCTCAGCGGCGTAACTCGCCTGCGGGTGATCACCAACTACTTCACTCGCATGCGCTTCTGCACCAGCGAGGGCAAACTCGATCTCAAAGGCAAGGAAGGCGCAGACACTGCACCGCCTGGCTACAAGCCCTGGTTCGCCCATAAGGGCCGTCGCTCACGCCATGTGAAAATCATCTTCGGCCACTGGGCCGCCCTCGAAGGCCGCTGCAACGAGCCTGGTGTCATTGCCCTGGACACGGGATGTGTATGGGGCGGTGCCATGACGCTGTACAACGTCGACAGTGGCGAACTGCATCGTTGTGAATGCACCGACGAAGGCACTCCCAAGCCACAGCCAAGCTCCACACCACCGACTAAACTGAACGACCAGACCTGA
- a CDS encoding peptidylprolyl isomerase, whose translation MKTKLTDCLRPLLLGAVLLSSTAHAAVQPLDSVVAIVDNDVVMKSQLDQRVREVEQTIAKRGGSAPPPGVLDQQVLERLIVENLQLQIGDRSGIRITDEELNQAIGTIAQRNGMSIEQFRSALARDGLSYDDAREQVRREMIISRVRQRRVAERIQVSEQEVKNFLASDMGKMQLSEEYRLANILIPTPERADSAAIQAAAKQAGEVYQQLKQGADFAQLAIARSASETALEGGEMGWRKAAQLPPPFDRLLSSMSAGEVTEPVRTPGGFIILKLQEKRGGQSMVRDEVHVRHILIKPSEIRSEAATKELADKLYERIQNGEDFAQLAKSYSEDPGSALNGGDLNWIDPNALVPEFREEMASAQQGQVTKPFKTQYGWHVLEVLGRRATDSTEQAREQQAMNVLRNRKYDEELQTWLRQIRDEAYVEIKLPGVDQGAQ comes from the coding sequence GTGAAGACCAAGCTTACTGATTGTCTGCGCCCGCTATTGCTGGGCGCTGTATTGCTGAGCAGCACGGCGCATGCCGCCGTGCAACCTCTGGATAGCGTTGTGGCCATCGTCGATAACGATGTGGTCATGAAAAGCCAGCTGGACCAGCGCGTGCGCGAAGTCGAGCAGACCATCGCCAAGCGCGGTGGCTCTGCCCCGCCTCCCGGCGTGCTCGACCAGCAGGTGCTTGAGCGCCTGATCGTCGAGAATCTGCAACTGCAGATCGGCGATCGCTCAGGTATTCGCATCACCGACGAGGAGCTCAACCAGGCCATTGGCACCATTGCCCAACGCAACGGTATGAGTATTGAACAGTTCCGCTCGGCCCTGGCGCGTGACGGTCTGTCCTATGACGATGCCCGCGAACAGGTTCGTCGCGAGATGATCATCAGCCGCGTGCGTCAGCGCCGAGTCGCTGAGCGCATTCAGGTCTCGGAGCAGGAAGTGAAGAACTTCCTCGCCTCGGACATGGGCAAGATGCAACTGTCCGAAGAGTACCGCCTGGCCAACATCCTTATCCCGACCCCGGAGCGCGCCGATTCGGCCGCAATCCAGGCCGCGGCCAAGCAAGCCGGTGAGGTTTACCAGCAGCTCAAACAAGGCGCCGACTTTGCCCAACTGGCGATCGCCCGCTCGGCAAGCGAAACCGCGCTGGAAGGTGGCGAGATGGGCTGGCGTAAAGCGGCTCAATTGCCTCCTCCGTTCGACCGCCTGCTCAGCTCCATGTCGGCTGGCGAAGTGACCGAGCCGGTTCGCACCCCAGGCGGCTTCATCATTCTCAAGCTGCAGGAAAAACGTGGCGGCCAGAGCATGGTGCGTGACGAGGTGCATGTCCGCCATATTCTGATCAAGCCAAGCGAAATTCGCAGTGAAGCGGCTACCAAGGAACTGGCAGACAAGCTCTATGAGCGCATCCAGAACGGCGAAGACTTTGCTCAGTTGGCCAAAAGCTACTCCGAGGACCCAGGTTCGGCCCTTAACGGTGGCGATCTGAACTGGATCGATCCGAACGCCCTGGTCCCGGAATTCCGCGAAGAAATGGCCAGCGCCCAACAAGGCCAGGTCACCAAGCCATTCAAGACACAATACGGCTGGCACGTTCTTGAAGTCCTTGGCCGCCGCGCCACGGACAGCACCGAGCAAGCGCGTGAGCAACAGGCAATGAACGTACTGCGCAACCGCAAGTACGATGAAGAGCTGCAGACCTGGCTGCGTCAGATCCGTGACGAAGCCTACGTCGAAATCAAGCTTCCTGGCGTCGACCAGGGCGCACAGTGA
- the apaG gene encoding Co2+/Mg2+ efflux protein ApaG, with the protein MSDPRYQIDVSVVTRFLKEQSDPEIDRFAFAYTITVHNNGSIPAKLMSRHWLITNGDGQVEEVKGAGVIGQQPRIEPGNKHTYSSGAVISTQVGTMQGTYQMLADDGKRFDATIAPFRLAVPGALH; encoded by the coding sequence ATGTCAGATCCCCGCTACCAGATCGACGTCAGCGTCGTCACCCGCTTTCTCAAAGAACAATCCGATCCAGAGATCGACCGTTTCGCCTTTGCCTACACCATCACCGTGCACAACAACGGATCCATTCCAGCCAAATTAATGTCACGTCACTGGCTAATCACCAATGGCGATGGCCAGGTTGAAGAAGTAAAGGGCGCCGGCGTGATAGGCCAGCAACCACGGATCGAACCGGGCAACAAGCATACCTACAGCAGTGGCGCGGTCATCAGCACCCAGGTGGGTACCATGCAAGGCACTTATCAAATGCTGGCCGACGACGGCAAGCGCTTTGATGCCACCATCGCCCCCTTCCGCCTGGCCGTTCCTGGGGCTCTGCATTAA
- the rsmA gene encoding 16S rRNA (adenine(1518)-N(6)/adenine(1519)-N(6))-dimethyltransferase RsmA yields the protein MSEQYQHRARKRFGQNFLHDAGVIDRILRSIHAKAGERMLEIGPGQGALTEGLLNSGAQLDVVELDKDLVPILNQQFAGRENFNLHQGDALKFDFTTLGAAPNSLRVVGNLPYNISTPLIFHLLSNAELIRDMHFMLQKEVVERLAAGPGGGDWGRLSIMVQYHCRVEHLFNVGPGAFNPPPKVDSAIVRLVPHQTLPFPAKDHRLLERIVREAFNQRRKTLRNTLKALLSSEAIEAAGVDGSLRPEQLDLAAFVRLADKLAEQQGA from the coding sequence ATGAGTGAGCAATACCAACACCGGGCGCGCAAGCGCTTTGGCCAGAACTTCCTTCACGACGCTGGCGTCATCGACCGCATATTGCGCTCGATTCATGCCAAGGCGGGTGAGCGCATGCTGGAAATCGGCCCGGGCCAAGGCGCCCTGACCGAAGGCCTGCTCAATAGCGGCGCCCAGCTTGACGTGGTCGAACTGGACAAGGACCTGGTGCCGATCCTCAATCAGCAATTTGCGGGTCGTGAAAACTTCAACCTGCACCAGGGTGACGCCCTGAAGTTCGACTTCACCACCCTGGGCGCTGCGCCAAACAGCCTGCGCGTGGTTGGCAACCTGCCATACAACATCTCCACACCGCTGATTTTCCATCTGCTGTCCAACGCCGAGCTGATCCGCGACATGCATTTCATGTTGCAGAAGGAAGTAGTCGAGCGCCTGGCTGCCGGCCCTGGCGGCGGCGATTGGGGCCGTCTGTCGATCATGGTTCAGTATCACTGCCGGGTCGAACACCTGTTCAACGTCGGCCCTGGCGCATTCAATCCGCCACCGAAAGTCGACTCGGCAATCGTTCGTCTGGTTCCACACCAGACCTTGCCGTTCCCGGCCAAGGACCACCGACTGCTTGAGCGCATCGTTCGCGAAGCCTTCAATCAACGCCGCAAAACCTTGCGCAACACGCTCAAGGCCCTGCTCAGCAGCGAAGCTATCGAAGCCGCAGGCGTCGATGGCAGCTTGCGCCCCGAGCAGCTGGACCTTGCCGCTTTTGTCCGCCTCGCCGACAAACTGGCCGAGCAGCAAGGCGCCTGA